One Psychrobacillus glaciei genomic region harbors:
- a CDS encoding M20/M25/M40 family metallo-hydrolase: MNQLFWETPEKLRALLCELVSWDSITLTKGETKFAPKVIDKLKELKYFQKNPNHLQMHDAGLGRHAVTALYKHPKATETIVLISHFDTVQTEEYGVLEPLAYFPEELTKKLMENPTDLPESARIDLETGKYLFGRGTMDMKMGLALHMQLIERASEEEWPINLILTTVPDEEVNSAGMRAAVTQLVRIREEFGLTYKLFLNSEPCFSQSPTDIDEYIYSGTIGKIMPAALFYGKETHVGEPMKGMTANYIASYLTQRMEWNPLFRETDLGESTPLPVSLQQKDLKMSYSTQTPYRAVALYNVFLLKRTANEVMDLFEQVATEAMGELNKNYQVICEREQVKGIGEVKVLRYEELLAYANKKLGVEEVERLKKASLQQEDWDDREKSLRIVDDLMIQCQELAPATVILFAPPYYPAVNTSNHPLVIEAVDLMKQSAQTFNNTVKQIHYFNGICDLSYVNYEDEGNGWTAFESNTPVWGDTYSIPFEDMAQLKGPVLNVGPFGKDAHQRTERLHVDSAFVELPVMLETLIKSLY, translated from the coding sequence ATGAATCAATTATTTTGGGAAACACCAGAAAAACTTCGAGCATTGTTATGTGAACTTGTTAGTTGGGATAGTATTACGCTAACAAAAGGTGAGACTAAGTTTGCTCCGAAAGTGATAGATAAGTTGAAAGAGTTAAAGTATTTTCAAAAAAATCCTAACCATTTACAAATGCATGATGCAGGTCTTGGAAGACATGCTGTCACTGCTTTATACAAACATCCTAAAGCTACGGAGACCATCGTACTTATTAGTCATTTTGATACAGTTCAAACGGAAGAGTACGGAGTTTTAGAACCACTTGCATATTTTCCAGAGGAATTAACGAAAAAGCTAATGGAAAATCCGACTGATTTACCAGAATCAGCACGTATCGATTTGGAAACAGGAAAGTATTTGTTTGGCCGAGGTACGATGGATATGAAAATGGGATTAGCGCTTCATATGCAGCTTATTGAAAGAGCGAGTGAGGAAGAGTGGCCGATCAACCTTATTCTAACAACTGTTCCAGATGAGGAAGTGAACTCTGCAGGTATGCGTGCAGCAGTGACACAGCTAGTTCGTATTCGCGAGGAATTCGGTTTAACTTATAAATTATTCTTAAATAGTGAGCCTTGCTTTTCACAAAGTCCAACCGATATTGATGAATATATTTATTCCGGAACTATTGGGAAGATTATGCCAGCCGCATTATTTTACGGAAAAGAGACGCATGTTGGGGAGCCAATGAAAGGGATGACGGCGAACTATATTGCATCTTATTTGACGCAGCGTATGGAATGGAATCCTTTATTCCGCGAGACGGATCTAGGTGAAAGTACGCCGCTTCCGGTTTCATTGCAGCAAAAAGATTTAAAAATGTCGTATTCAACGCAAACTCCTTATCGAGCAGTGGCGTTGTATAACGTGTTTTTATTGAAACGTACAGCAAATGAAGTGATGGATCTTTTCGAACAAGTTGCTACAGAAGCGATGGGCGAGTTGAATAAAAACTATCAAGTGATTTGCGAACGTGAGCAAGTAAAAGGGATTGGCGAAGTGAAAGTTCTTCGCTATGAAGAACTACTTGCTTATGCCAATAAAAAATTAGGGGTGGAAGAAGTGGAGCGCTTAAAGAAAGCGTCACTTCAACAGGAAGATTGGGATGATCGTGAAAAATCACTACGCATCGTGGATGATTTAATGATTCAGTGCCAAGAGTTAGCTCCTGCAACCGTTATCCTATTCGCACCACCTTATTACCCAGCAGTGAATACTTCTAATCATCCGCTTGTAATAGAAGCGGTAGATTTAATGAAACAATCGGCGCAAACTTTTAACAATACAGTCAAACAAATTCACTATTTCAATGGTATTTGTGATTTAAGCTATGTCAATTACGAGGACGAGGGCAATGGCTGGACGGCTTTCGAAAGTAACACACCAGTTTGGGGAGACACATACAGCATACCATTTGAAGATATGGCTCAACTAAAAGGACCAGTATTAAATGTAGGGCCATTCGGAAAAGATGCACACCAAAGAACAGAACGTCTCCACGTTGATAGTGCATTCGTCGAATTGCCTGTCATGCTAGAAACCCTCATAAAAAGCTTATACTAA
- a CDS encoding dimethylarginine dimethylaminohydrolase family protein: MSIFKNVIAKTPGKSYVGGLTTSDLGTPEYDKLLVQHEAYIEALKKCGVEVTLLSPSEEFPDSTFVEDAAVLTSNFAVVTNPGADSRNGEIVEIESALKSFYKKFHYIKAPGTLDGGDILQAEDCFFIGISERTNEEGARQLKEILEGEGFEATIIPLEKFFHLKTGIAYLGNNKMVVAGEFVNHPAFDSYEKIVIGHEDEYSANCIRVNDYVIIPQGYSETKRKINEAGFETIELDMSEVQKQDGGLSCLSLRF; this comes from the coding sequence ATGAGTATATTTAAAAATGTAATCGCAAAAACACCAGGAAAGAGCTATGTAGGAGGATTAACTACATCAGATTTAGGGACACCGGAGTACGATAAATTATTAGTGCAACACGAGGCGTATATTGAAGCTTTGAAAAAGTGTGGAGTGGAAGTAACACTACTTTCTCCAAGTGAAGAATTTCCAGATTCTACATTTGTAGAGGATGCAGCAGTTCTTACATCTAATTTTGCTGTTGTTACAAATCCAGGTGCAGATTCTCGTAACGGTGAAATTGTCGAAATTGAAAGCGCTTTAAAGTCTTTTTATAAGAAATTTCATTATATTAAAGCACCTGGAACACTTGATGGAGGAGATATTCTTCAAGCAGAGGATTGTTTCTTTATTGGGATTTCTGAACGCACAAATGAAGAAGGCGCTCGCCAATTAAAAGAAATTCTTGAAGGGGAAGGTTTCGAAGCGACAATCATTCCACTTGAAAAATTCTTCCATCTGAAAACTGGTATTGCTTATTTAGGTAACAACAAAATGGTCGTAGCAGGTGAATTTGTTAATCATCCAGCATTTGATTCATACGAAAAAATCGTAATCGGCCATGAAGATGAGTATTCTGCAAACTGTATTCGTGTGAACGACTATGTCATTATTCCACAAGGATATAGCGAAACGAAACGCAAAATCAATGAAGCTGGTTTCGAAACAATTGAATTAGACATGTCCGAAGTTCAAAAACAAGACGGCGGCCTAAGCTGCTTATCACTAAGATTCTAA
- a CDS encoding amino acid permease yields MSKVGDQAVQGDLLNRSMKSRHLFMLSLGGVIGTGLFLNAGYTINQAGPGGAILGYLLGGLILYMVMICLGELAVYMPVTGSFQTYATRFISPSAGFSLGWMYFVGSAATAGVEFTAAGILMKHWFPDVPVWIWCALFMVLLFSLNALSTKAFAETEFWLAGIKVVAVILFIVIGVGAIFGLIPLEDRATPAFTNLAPSGLFPAGIAIVFVTMMNVIFSYQGSEMVGIAAGETEDPQKNIPKAIRTILIRIIVFYIASIIVLSAIFPASELGLLESPFVTLMNLAGIPYAGSIMNFVILTAILSVGNSCLYASTRLLWSMAKEGMAPKMFGRLSKRKVPLNALIFTMVFSLFSLLTSVMEADAVFVLLMSIAGISVTISWMGIATSQLMFRRKYLKNGGQLDELKYKVPFYPFIPLACIGFCLVILVFLAFDPTQRIGLYYGVGFFIACVLFYKLKLEKKNKKSA; encoded by the coding sequence ATGTCTAAAGTTGGGGATCAAGCAGTACAAGGTGATTTATTGAACCGTTCGATGAAAAGCCGGCATTTATTTATGCTTTCACTTGGGGGAGTAATTGGGACGGGCCTATTTTTAAATGCTGGTTATACTATTAATCAAGCTGGTCCAGGTGGTGCCATCCTTGGATACTTATTAGGCGGTTTGATCTTATATATGGTGATGATCTGTTTAGGAGAACTTGCGGTTTACATGCCAGTAACTGGTTCTTTTCAAACGTATGCAACTCGTTTTATTAGTCCTTCTGCAGGATTTTCACTTGGATGGATGTATTTTGTAGGTTCCGCTGCTACAGCAGGTGTGGAGTTTACCGCCGCAGGAATCCTCATGAAGCATTGGTTTCCTGATGTTCCTGTTTGGATATGGTGTGCTCTGTTTATGGTTTTATTGTTTTCATTAAATGCTTTATCGACAAAAGCGTTTGCGGAAACAGAGTTTTGGTTAGCAGGTATTAAAGTAGTTGCGGTAATTTTGTTTATTGTTATTGGGGTTGGAGCAATTTTCGGTCTTATTCCACTGGAAGATAGAGCGACACCAGCGTTTACGAATTTGGCACCTTCCGGATTATTTCCAGCAGGAATCGCCATTGTTTTTGTGACAATGATGAACGTTATTTTCTCCTACCAAGGTTCAGAGATGGTAGGTATTGCTGCAGGGGAAACGGAAGATCCTCAGAAAAATATTCCAAAAGCTATACGCACAATTTTGATAAGAATCATTGTGTTTTATATTGCATCCATTATCGTTTTGTCTGCAATATTTCCAGCATCAGAACTTGGTTTGCTAGAAAGTCCATTTGTTACATTAATGAATTTAGCTGGTATTCCGTATGCAGGAAGCATTATGAACTTTGTAATATTAACGGCAATTTTGTCCGTTGGGAATTCTTGTTTGTATGCATCTACTCGATTACTATGGTCAATGGCTAAAGAAGGAATGGCACCAAAAATGTTTGGTCGTCTTTCTAAGCGTAAAGTGCCTTTAAATGCATTAATTTTCACGATGGTTTTCTCTTTATTTTCATTATTAACTAGCGTAATGGAAGCGGATGCAGTGTTCGTGTTATTAATGTCGATTGCAGGTATTTCTGTTACTATTTCGTGGATGGGTATTGCGACATCACAGTTAATGTTCCGTCGAAAATATTTAAAAAATGGTGGACAATTAGACGAATTAAAATATAAAGTTCCTTTTTATCCTTTCATACCACTAGCTTGTATAGGATTTTGTCTGGTAATTCTAGTATTTCTAGCCTTTGATCCAACACAAAGAATTGGCCTTTACTACGGGGTAGGTTTTTTCATAGCTTGTGTGCTATTCTATAAATTGAAATTAGAAAAAAAGAATAAAAAGTCAGCATAA
- a CDS encoding dimethylarginine dimethylaminohydrolase family protein, with protein MTYNSSMYKKLERVIVKHPNEAFISQAHLTDQWTVFNYLQEPNFEEAVLEYRGFIELLEKHVPQIDFLPAADTVGLDSIYAHDPVKFTPAGAIILKSGKKLRQPEAIVYKEFLQEKEIPIIGELTGDAVSDGGDIVWLDDKTLVVGRGYRTNDEAIRQLKEMTAPYVDEFIVVQLPHDQGEAECLHLMSFISMVDKDLAVVHSPLMPVFFRQLLIERGIQLVEVPKAEYDTLGCNVLALAPRVCVIVEGNDSTKQQLLDAGATVYEYKGQEISVLGTGGPTCLTSPVVRN; from the coding sequence TCAAGCACATTTGACTGATCAATGGACAGTATTTAATTACTTACAAGAACCAAATTTTGAAGAAGCGGTTCTTGAGTATAGAGGATTCATTGAGCTATTGGAAAAGCATGTACCTCAAATTGACTTTCTTCCAGCAGCAGACACAGTTGGCTTAGATTCTATCTACGCTCATGACCCAGTTAAGTTCACACCAGCCGGAGCCATCATTTTAAAATCTGGCAAAAAATTAAGACAACCGGAAGCTATTGTTTATAAAGAGTTTTTACAAGAAAAAGAGATTCCTATTATTGGGGAGTTAACAGGCGATGCTGTATCCGACGGTGGAGACATCGTTTGGTTAGATGATAAAACACTTGTAGTAGGTCGCGGTTACCGTACAAATGACGAAGCAATTCGCCAATTAAAAGAAATGACTGCTCCGTATGTTGATGAATTCATCGTTGTGCAACTTCCACATGATCAAGGTGAAGCAGAATGTCTACATCTAATGTCTTTCATTAGCATGGTTGATAAAGATTTAGCAGTAGTACATTCACCATTAATGCCAGTGTTCTTCCGTCAACTATTAATCGAACGTGGAATTCAATTAGTAGAAGTTCCTAAAGCAGAATACGACACGCTTGGATGTAATGTATTAGCTCTTGCACCACGAGTTTGTGTGATTGTAGAAGGAAATGATTCCACAAAACAACAACTATTAGATGCTGGTGCAACAGTTTATGAGTACAAAGGGCAAGAAATAAGTGTATTAGGTACAGGTGGACCAACATGTTTGACAAGTCCAGTTGTAAGAAACTAA